The following are encoded together in the Triticum dicoccoides isolate Atlit2015 ecotype Zavitan chromosome 6B, WEW_v2.0, whole genome shotgun sequence genome:
- the LOC119323771 gene encoding uncharacterized protein LOC119323771 isoform X1 translates to MFEMFGQDLYRAGRYDVEEVERGTRYHVRHIEAEKREKWCREMHAVDVHEGGAQYTCECGLFQHMGMLCCHAIKVLLHLRVRKIPSFHVMKRWTIDARDNLPLHLIHHQTDQGPPWLSSYRHTALHLTALEFVQLSDSNVDAFDRAMDILIAGKAELTVLAAIKDGKSLVDQTQVGESANPTMTMMADGAHQEDERSEMFISAECGLGSVSVGADSRRPLSTLLAPDRMKQKGRPTTARGKPGYEIKDARSRFCTLCREKGHKSTTCPRRGDLPKKPRKIPTCGNCGVAGHKKTSCFNPVLPFVKRPRDGPME, encoded by the exons ATGTTTGAGATGTTTGGTCAGGATTTGTACCGTGCGGGAAGATATGATGTCGAGGAAGTTGAACGAGGCACGAGGTACCATGTGCGGCACATTGAAGCTGAGAAGCGAGAGAAGTGGTGCCGCGAGATGCATGCTGTCGATGTCCATGAAGGTGGCGCTCAGTACACATGCGAATGCGGCTTGTTTCAGCACATGGGGATGCTTTGTTGCCATGCTATCAAG GTTCTTCTTCATTTGAGGGTGCGGAAGATACCTAGCTTTCATGTGATGAAGCGATGGACAATAGATGCCCGCGACAACTTGCCGCTTCACCTCATCCATCACCAGACAGATCAAGGCCCTCCGTGGTTGTCATCCTACCGGCATACTGCACTACACCTGACAGCACTCGAGTTTGTGCAACTCAGTGACAGCAATGTTGATGCATTCGATAGAGCAATGGACATTTTAATTGCAGGCAAGGCTGAACTGACCGTTTTGGCAGCGATCAAAGATGGCAAAAGTTTGGTTGACCAAACCCAAGTTGGAGAGTCAGCCAATCCAACCATGACTATGATGGCAGACGGCGCGCATCAAGAAGATGAGCGTTCTGAGATGTTCATCTCAGCTGAATGTGGCCTTGGATCTGTCTCCGTGGGAGCTGATTCCAGGCGTCCATTATCCACTTTATTGGCCCCTGATAGGATGAAGCAGAAGGGGAGGCCGACAACGGCGAGGGGCAAGCCTGGATATGAGATCAAAGACGCGCGATCAAGATTTTGCACTCTTTGTAGAGAGAAAGGGCACAAGAGCACGACGTGCCCCCGCAGGGGGGACCTTCCTAAGAAACCCCGCAAAATCCCTACATGTGGCAATTGCGGTGTGGCTGGGCACAAGAAAACAAGTTGTTTCAACCCAGTGTTGCCGTTTGTGAAGAGGCCTCGCGACGGACCAATGGAGTGA
- the LOC119323770 gene encoding uncharacterized protein LOC119323770: MNAHISSVTEENMNLRNHAESCMTSLLAMIDSRNANNVNSCNEMIGCAVSKVADFKLRVAGDSNTGVVPDVKGKSHVPEAEGPSTSRLVNPNIRKRLGTDLLSSLDAATGNVARRLDLNLASDVCDFINGTPFVRPMNPMPVDTNLTIGPSPFREPPAVLRPPELTQSKLLGWFAVAPPNKRPRMTTDYSIANPVGVAVSEMEGRRRDERFYAMDMDSSVNDLFRVWFKHGRPYLIEMTGEEVLEEFHIDKTLAQKGLDSILRLGICPPASGRLIIGPDWAFKVSYTRGYWRRADVRAMFNQLPPGVSCELGLVVVYLGQGWSLYVFDTLRRVLHLIDPNICKPAESQMKAKHLRNAEELLDAFLKCGEMFWGEGKVPHNGWSYCFHATCTYESSNTAMQVVHHIINFVPGQHPMNLTESSSIAVKKKLLRAHLTMVGNTGSLPCHVEA; the protein is encoded by the exons ATGAATGCACACATCTCGTCTGTTACTGAGGAGAATATGAACTTGAGGAACCATGCTGAGTCTTGCATGACCAGCTTGCTTGCGATGATTGACAGTCGTAACGCAAACAATGTCAACTCCTGTAATGAGATGATCGGGTGTGCGGTTTCAAAAGTAGCTGATTTCAAGCTGAGGGTAGCTGGTG ATTCTAACACGGGTGTTGTGCCCGATGTCAAAGGGAAAAGCCATGTACCAGAGGCAGAAG GTCCATCCACTTCTAGGCTCGTGAACCCGAATATTAGGAAGCGGCTTGGCACGGATCTACTATCAAGCTTGGATGCTGCCACTG GTAATGTGGCCAGGCGCCTTGATTTGAATTTGGCGAGTGACGTTTGTGATTTCATAAATGGGACACCATTTGTGCGTCCGATGAACCCTATGCCCGTCGACACAAATTTAACCATTGGTCCTTCCCCATTCAGAGAACCACCTGCAGTTTTGCGGCCCCCCG AACTCACGCAGAGCAAATTGCTTGGGTGGTTTGCTGTAGCTCCGCCAAATAAACGCCCAAGGATGACTACTGACTACTCGATTGCAAACCCGGTTGGAGTAGCTGTTTCTGAGATGGAGGGGCGGAGAAGAGATGAGCGTTTCTATGCAATGGACATGGATTCATCAGTCAATGATTTATTTAG GGTGTGGTTCAAGCATGGGCGCCCATATCTCATTGAGATGACTGGTGAGGAGGTGCTGGAAGAGTTCCACATCGATAAAACACTTGCCCAAAAAGGCCTTGACTCCATTCTACGTTTGGGGATCTGCCCCCCGGCATCAGGGAGACTGATCATTGGGCCTGATTGGGCG TTCAAAGTTTCATACACTAGGGGGTACTGGAGGAGAGCGGATGTCCGTGCAATGTTTAATCAACTACCACCCGGGGTTTCGTGCGAACTG GGGCTGGTTGTGGTGTACCTTGGTCAAGGGTGGAGTCTGTATGTCTTTGACACGCTGCGAAGGGTTCTTCATTTAATTGATCCAAACATTTGCAAGCCTGCTGAGAGCCAGATGAAAGCAAAGCACTTGCGGAATGCAGAGGAGCTGTTGGATGCATTCTTGAAGTGTGGTGAGATGTTCTGGGGGGAGGGGAAGGTGCCACACAATGGATGGTCTTATTGTTTCCACGCTACGTGCACCTATGAGAG CTCTAACACGGCTATGCAGGTTGTGCACCACATAATCAACTTTGTCCCTGGGCAGCATCCGATGAACTTGACTGAG TCTTCTTCAATTGCTGTCAAGAAGAAGCTTCTTCGGGCCCACCTCACGATGGTGGGTAACACTGGCAGCCTACCCTGCCATGTTGAAGCATGA
- the LOC119323772 gene encoding uncharacterized protein LOC119323772 — MADAVRDVVGVGTGDREIPFPHEPSCVDRDIFRDVCAGLGLDETLDKISLQMLRSVLASPGDLSVDFESNWQCAAFALLCTACLFNPRVNRKDDPISPEVFIVVRDPSKMFEFDWCGYIKVVIMAGVTKMHADLNAGATTVQLQGFLMVPQVITFARLRTSSCSLVWTLIVEVLVDTGYMARRG; from the exons ATGGCTGATGCTGTTAGGGATGTAGTAGGTGTGGGGACGGGTGACAGGGAGATTCCCTTCCCCCATGAGCCGAGCTGCGTCGATCGTGATATCTTCAGGGACGTGTGTGCCGGTTTGGGACTAGATGAGACGCTGGATAAGATTAGCTTGCAAATGCTGCGGTCCGTGCTTGCTTCCCCAGGTGATCTAAGTGTCGATTTTGAGTCCAACTGGCAATGTGCTGCATTTGCTCTCCTTTGCACTGCTTGCTTGTTCAATCCTAGAGTGAATCGGAAGGACGACCCGATCAGCCCGGAAGTGTTCATTGTTGTGCGTGATCCATCGAAGATGTTTGAGTTTGATTGGTGTGGATACATAAAAGTTGTTATCATGGCTGGTGTGACTAAGATGCACGCTGATCTCAATGCTGGGGCGACGACGGTTCAGTTGCAAGGGTTCCTAATGGTTCCTCAG GTAATCACATTTGCAAGGCTGAGGACTTCCAGCTGCTCGCTGGTTTGGACGCTGATCGTTGAAGTATTGGTTGACACAGGTTATATGGCAAGGCGAGG ATAA
- the LOC119323771 gene encoding uncharacterized protein LOC119323771 isoform X2, whose translation MVCHFLLMAISETATPASGVESGSTSAARDLGARLGASISGGGIAAAAASVVGSPDTVVRAFSPDIRPLDQGGAQRGEVRGSPDVEFSGGSCTLSALGRRCGIQECRWVGAARCLMRLGTVLPQCARVAASTTIRVGWKRRERGPQGPDERSVIVDRVPALEAAIRGFADRGTDVVVNPVLGIIFDSLPEAYEFYNLYSWEVGFGIRYGKSRQNVNGTKCMQEIVCGCAGKPEKENSSSMRSNCAAMLRPHQTDDGEWYVSENRASHNHELLRTCGEKLHWPSHRCIDTYTRDLVKQLR comes from the exons ATGGTTTGTCATTTTCTGCTCATGGCGATTTCCGAAACGGCGACGCCGGCGAGCGGCGTAGAATCTGG ATCGACGTCGGCGGCCAGAGATCTAGGAGCGCGCTTGGGGGCGTCCATCTCGGGCGGCGGCATCGCCGCGGCGGCCGCCTCGGTCGTAGGCTCCCCGGATACAGTCGTGCGAGCGTTCTCTCCTGACATCCGTCCGCTGGATCAGGGGGGCGCGCAGCGGGGGGAAGTGAGGGGTTCTCCTGATGTAGAGTTCTCCGGCGGGTCCTGCACACTTTCAGCTCTGGGGAGGCGTTGTGGCATCCAGGAGTGCCGCTGGGTCGGCGCCGCCCGTTGTCTCATGCGGCTCGGTACAGTCCTCCCCCAATGTGCCCGAGTAGCCGCAAGCACCACCATCAGAGTTGGCTGGAAGCGCAG GGAAAGAGGGCCACAAGGACCAGACGAGCGGTCGGTAATAGTTGATCGTGTGCCGGCACTAGAAGCTGCCATAAGAGGATTTGCTGACAGGGGAACTGATGTAGTTGTCAACCCCGTGCTTGGCATAATTTTCGATTCTCTGCCAGAGGCGTATGAATTTTACAATCTTTATTCATGGGAAGTTGGCTTTGGGATTCGTTACGGCAAGAGCAGGCAGAATGTCAATGGGACCAAGTGTATGCAGGAGATCGTATGCGGCTGTGCT GGCAAACCAGAGAAGGAGAACAGCTCGTCCATGAGGAGCAATTGTGCCGCCATGCTGCGTCCGCACCAGACGGATGACGGGGAATGGTATGTATCGGAGAACCGTGCTTCTCACAACCATGAACTGCTTCGGACTTGTGGGGAGAAGCTGCACTGGCCATCACACCGGTGCATTGACACATACACCAGGGACCTTGTGAAGCAGTTGCGATAG